The sequence below is a genomic window from Leptospira dzoumogneensis.
TTAAATAGGATCCAAAGATATATAATCCAGGAAGGCTGTAAAAGAATTCGATTTAATTTATCCAGTTCTAAAGGGTTCGCGGAATATACAAATAAGAAGGAGACAAATCCTGCCCATAAAGCCAAAGGAAACTCAAAAGGATGATGTTTATCTCTACAAAATTTAGAAAAGTAGAATGTAAAAAATGGAAATAGAAAGCTAAGAGATATATATTCTACTTTTTTGCAGAATAGAAAATCCCAGCCAAGCTCGTATTTCCATTCCGACCCGGAAAAGGAAAACAAAAAGAATAAGATCAGAAATATCCCAAAATGAAAATGAGGTTCTAATTTTTTTTCTTGGACGGTAAGAAATACCAAATAGATCCCGAGTAATAAAAACGTAGAGATCAAGATCAAATAATAGATCCGGAATCTATATTGTTTTTCTAAGATCCGTTTCGTGTTTCCTATACTTGGGATTCCTTCTAAAATCCCTAATTCATTCTTGAAATATTCAGGAATGAAGATCTCCAACTTGTTTTGGTTTCGGATAGGAAGTGAATTGTAAACCTTCTTCTTATCGTAGCTGAAATCGAATCGGCCATTCAATTCTGATCTTTCCGAAAGAAGTATACCGTTCCAAAATACTTTCGTTCCCTCGGAAGTTTTTCCAAGTAGAAGTGTTAGTTTGCAATCTGGAAGTTCTGAAAATTGGATGGATCTAGAAAGTAGAAGGGTAGAATGGCCTAAGTCGGAAAAATTCCTGGGTAAAGAAAATATCCCGATCTTCTCACCTGAAAGTTTTGAAACTTCCCAACCTTTTTCTAAGTAGAGAAAAGATTTGCATGGAACGTTTTGTTTGTTTGAAGGAATTAAATTTGAATAAATCCATTCCCCATATTCCAGAGAATGAAAGAATAGATTTGTTCCGATGCCGAGTAGAACGGAAAATATGCAGATCCCTAGTTTTGATTTCATACCTGCCTCCGAAGAAGCGGGTATGAAATCTATTAGATTGCTTGTACTTTTTTAGTTTTGTTCCGTTCCGATCTTAGAAGCAGCCAAATATCCTTCTAACATAGCACGTTTAGCATCTATACCGGACGAGTCTTTTGCTCCGCCGATCAGATAAGAAGGAATGGAACTTCTTTCCTTGCTAAAAGTCTCATACAAGGAAGAATCACTTGTTTGGCCCGCACAAAGAATGATGGAATCACATTCTAAGGTTTTAGCTCCTTCCTTTTTGGTTTCTATTACAAGTCCTTTATCCGTTACTTCTTTGTAGGTAAGAGAAGAAAGGAAATCCACTCCTTTAGATTGTAATTCTTGCAGAAGTGCCCAAGAAGTAGTCGCACCCAAGCCTGCTCCTACTTTTCCATTCCTTCTGAGAATAGAAACTTTTCTATGTGCGGTTTCCGGTTGGATCACGGCCTGTGTATAAGAGTTTACATTATACTTTTCGAAATAGGTAGGAATATCCGGGTCCTTCTCCTCTGTAAGTTTGTGAGCCACGTCCACACCGATCCCTCCACCTCCGATGATGGCAACATTGGAACCTGGTTTGAATGTTCCGTTTAAGAACTCCACATAACTCGCATGCGGTTTTTTCTCTAAACCGGGAAGGTTTGGGTTTCTAGGAAGAACTCCCGTTGCAAATATCACTGCGTCCGGTTTCAGATCGTCTAATAGTTTCAAATCCGCTTTTGTATTCAGACGAATATCCACTTTTAAACGAGGAAGTTCGTTTTTGAAATAACGGATCGTTTCAAAAAATTCGAATTTACCCGGGATTGCGGCGGCAAGATTCAATTGACCTCCAAGTTTCCCGGAAGCTTCTAAAAGAATGACTTCATGTCCGCGTAATGCGGCTACTCTTGCAGATTCCATTCCACCTGGACCGGAACCGACTACTACAACTCTTTGTCTTTTTGCTTGAGGTAAAGATTTCCAATCCAGTTCTCTGTTTGCGGAAGGATTCACTAAACAAGAAACCATTTCTTCTTTGAAAGTATGATCCAAACAAGCTTGGTTACAAGCCACACATGTATTCACTCTTTCCGTTTGGTTTTCTTTGATCTTATTTACGATCTCTGCATCCGCTAAGAATGGTCTCGCCATACTCACGATGTCGGCTTCTCCAGCATTCAATACTTGGATGATTGTTTCCGGCATATTGATCCTGTTCGAAGCGATGATTGGAATTCCAGGAACGGAAGATTTAACTTTACCTGCGATCTTTGCCCAAGCTCCTCTTGGAACTAGTTGAGAGATTGTAGGAATACGAGACTCATGCCAACCGATCCCTATATTGAGTGCATCTGCTCCTGCTTCTTTTAATTCTTTGGCAAGAGAAATTACTTCTTCGAAACTTGGGTTACCTGGGATCAAATCTATCCCAGACATTCTTACGATAACTGGAAAGCCTGGTCCAACTTGTTTGCGGACTTCTTTCATTGTTTCGATCGCAAATCTTCTGCGGTTTTCTGGAGAACCACCGAACTCGTCGGATCTTTTGTTTGTTACCTCGGAGAAGAACTGGTTTACCAAATATCCTTCGGAAGCCATCACTTCTACCGCTCTGAAACCAACTTGTTTGGCACGTAATGCGGAAGATCCGAAATCGCGTATGGTTCTCCAAGCTTCTTCCGTAGAAAGTTCTTTCGGTATGAATCGATTGATAGGTGCGCGCAACGCAGAAGCTCCTACGAGTTCTCTGTGGTAGGCATATCTTCCTGCATGGAATAATTGAGCGCAAAAAATTCCCATCGGTTTTAGAACGGAAGCAACTTTTTCAAGTTCTTGGCAGTCTTCTTCCTTTTGGAAATCGAAAAATATATTGGAACCTTTTCCCTCTGCGTTAACCGAAATTCCTCCGGTGGTGATGAGTCCGACCCCGCCTTCGAATCTTTTGCCGTAGAATGCAGCCATTCTATCCGCAGTTTTGGGCATTCCTTCCAAACCCAAGTGCATGGATCCCATGATAATACGATTAGGAATAGTTTCGGCTCCGATCTCTATCGGGCGAAAGATCGGGGAAATATCTAAAGAAGACATTCGCAGTTCACCTTTCTTTTTATTTGAGTAGAACAGTCGTTCTACTAAGAAAGGATTTTACCTGAATTTGGAAAAGGCAACGGTTTTTCTAAGAATTCTGAAAATAGATACCGAACATGATTCGGCAAACTAATTTTAATTCATAGAAAATCGATTTAGAGCGGAGATATAGGCTTGAGAACAAGCCTCAATAATATCAGTGGAGCTTGCTTTTCCTACGACTCTTTCTCCATGTTTTTCTAAAGTAACGGAAGCTTCTGCCAAAGCGTCTTGTCCTTCTGTTACCGGAGAGATCACGAGCTTAATGAGTTCCACATCAGAGATAGTCGCTTTTTGGATCGCTTTGAAAATGGAATCCACCGGTCCGTCTCCGGTTGCAGATTCTTCTTTTAGATTTCCTTCGATGGAAAGTCGGATACTTGCAGTAGGTGTACTCTTCGTTCCGGTAGTTACATGAAAACTTTCTAATACAAATTTATCTTTGGAAGATTTTCTGGATTCATCTGCAAACAGTGCACGGATATCTTCGTCGAAAATTTCCTTTTTACGATCTGCGATCTCTAAAAATCTTTGGTAAGCTGCTTCTAATTCTTCTGCATGAGGACTGAATCCTAAACGAACGATCCTGTCTTTGAATCCGGCTCTTCCGCTATGTCTTCCGAGCACCATACGGTTAGAATGGATCCCGACACTTTCAGGTGTCATGATCTCATAGGTTTCTCTATTTTTCAAAACACCGTCTTGGTGGATCCCGGATTCATGAGCGAATGCGTTTGCACCTACAACTGCCTTGTTCGGTTGTACCACCATTCCAGTGATCGTTTTTACTAGATAAGACGCCTTTGCGATCTCTTCCGTTTGGATCTTGGTTTGGATCCCGAATTTGTCTTTTCGAGTGCGAAGTGCCATGACCACTTCTTCCATTGCTGTATTGCCTGCTCTTTCACCGATACCATTTACGGTACATTCTACCTGTCTTGCTCCGTTTAAGATGGCGGCAAGACTATTGGAAGTAGCAAGTCCTAGATCATTATGGCAATGTGCGGAGAAGATCGCCTTCTCACTTCCTTTCACATTCTGTATTAGAAATTTGAATAATTCTCCGTATTCGTACGGCGTTGTATATCCTACAGTGTCCGGGATATTGATCGTGGTGGCACCGGCTTCTATCACTGCCTCACAAAGTTCTCGAAGGAATTCCGGTTCGGAACGTGTGGCATCTTCCGGTGAAAATTCAACATCGTCCACATGGTCTCTGCAGATCTTGACTGCTTCCACAGCCATTTTCAAAACTTCAGAAGGTTCCTTGCCTAGTTTGAATTTCATATGAATGGGAGAAGATGCGATGAATGTATGAATTCTTCTTTTTTTAGCGGGAATGATTGCTTTAGCTGCTGCTTCTAAGTCTGGGCGAACCGCTCTTGCGAGTGCAGCGATAATTGGACCTTCGACCTCTCTGGAAATTCTTTGGACTGCTTGGAATTGGACTGGAGAAGATACCGGGAAACCAGCTTCGATCACATCCACATTCATTTTAGCGAGTTGGAGTGCGATCTCTATCTTCTCATTTTCGCTCATTGCCGCGCCTGGGCATTGTTCTCCGTCACGGAGAGTGGTATCGAAAATCCGAACAAAATCCAAATTTGAGTTCATATGCTTGGAAAACTTCCCTAACTCCAAAATTATAGTCTGAATCGGGCCGTAAACCTAATTAATAACCGGTTTTGGCTTTCGGAGGTTAGACTTGGATTTCGACGGGAACTCTCTCAGTTTCTATGGCGCCAGCTTAAAATCAGAAGATTGTTCTGCTGCAGCCGAACTTTACTCGGATCTTTTCGGGGGAGAAGTCCAGGTGTCCACCGTCGGTCACGCAGAGATCGTATTTCCAGAAAATCAAAGAGTGATTTTTAGCAAAGAAACAGAAGAATGTCCAGTGTCTCCCGGGACATTGGTATGGAAGATCGCAAAGACCCAGGTCCCAGCTTTTGAATCCAAGCTTTTAGGGGCGGGGTTTCAGAAGGAATCTACAACCAGTAAATATTCTTCTTATCTAGATCCGTTGAAAAACCGGATCTGGTTATACTGGTAGTTAAAACCTCCGTGTCTTTGTGACTCTGCGTGAGATGAAAACTTCTAAAATTGGCACGCAGAGACGCGAAGCCGCAGAGAGACTGTTTTGATTTTAATCTTAACTACCTGTTGTCCTCCGTGTCTTTGTGCCTCTGCGTGAGATAAAAACTTCTAAAATTGGCACGCAGAGACGCGAAGCCGCAGAGAGCTTTCGGTAGAGTTTTAACCCGGATAGGGTTGGATTTCTTCTTTTCCTTCTTTCAAGGCTGCTTCTGCCATTTTGTGGGCATCTTCTCCTAGATATCTTTCGATCCAGTAATGTGCCAGATAGATAAGAGGTGTGATCCCGATCGCGATAAAGATCTTATAGAAGAAGTTTGTGTATGAGATAGAATTCAGTGTTTGGAAATCGTAAGTTCCCCAATATGCCACAAAGATAACGACATAAGAATCCAGCAATTGGGAGAAGATGGTGGAACCGGTGGCTCTCAACCAAAGAAGTTTGTTTTTGGTCTTCTTACGGATCAAATGGAATACCTGTATATCCACAAGCTGCCCGATCAGGTAAGCCACGATGGAACCGGTGATCACTTGTCCTGTATTAAAGAATACTACCTGAAAGGAGTGATCGTCCACGGGTGAATTTCCTGCCGCAGGAATTGCCATGTCCAATTGAAGAAGAAAGAATGCTAGGACTATCATTACCATTCCGACTAGGGTGAGGTATCTTACTCCTCTTCTTCCATAATACTCGTTCAATAGATCCGTTACGATAAATGTGATCGGAAAGGGGATCACACCCAAGGTCATGGTCAATGCCTTACTTCCGATCGCGACTTGGAACCATTTAGAGCCAGTCACCTCTGCCATCAAAAGGAAGGTTATGAAGATGGAACCTAAAACGAAAAATAGTTTGAAGGGCCGGTGAAACTGCATCTGTGGAAAAATCTTGCGATTTCGGTCTCTGTCAATCAAAGAACAGATAGGAATCCCACAAACGTTTGACAGGCAGACTACCTATAAATCACTGGAAGACAGTCGGTGCTTTACTTTTGGCCTCCGCGATTCGATAAATATATAGAGCTCAAATGAATCCAAACGATGAACCTTACACCCCAGAGGACTTGATCCGTCCAGTCCCATACCAAGCAAAAAAACAGTCTCTCTGGCAAACAAGCCTAGTGAGTCTGACCTGGTTTTTACTTTCCGGAATTTCTTTTTATCTAGGACTCCAGGCATTAAAAGCGGATCCGAAAGCTGCTTCTTCCCAAACCGGAACAGAGCAGGTGGCATTCCAAAATACTACTCTCAAATCCGATCTGGCTCCTACTGAGGGAGCCTGGGAATCTTGGAAGAAATGGTGGAATTCCAACACATCTTCTTCCGAGTCGGATGGGACTTCCAATACTGTAAGTTCTTCCTTGCCTGAGATCGAAGACGACCCGGCTTTTAGAGCTTCTACTTGGTTCTCTGACTATGAGGCGATGAAACGTACTGTTCATCTATATAATGAGATCCATCCGTTTATCTATGGATTCAAGGGAAGAGAGACAAATAACGGAGATCTTTATTCTCTTTGGGGATCCGCTCAAAAACATGCGCGTGTTGCTGAACTTAAATCACTAAATCCGAAAGTTAAGATCATTCCTACTATCTTCCGTTGGGAAAATAAGAACGAGAAGATCTCCGAAAATATCGGTCTGAACGGACGTAACGATATCAGGGACAAACATATCCAGAACATTCTATACGAAGTAGATACTTACGGTTTCGACGGTATCGATATAGACTACGAAGGAATGAGTTGTGAGAAAAAAGAGAAGTTTGAGGAGTTCATCGTTCTTCTTTCTAAAGAGATCCACAAACGTGGAAAACTTCTTTCTGTAGCAGTTCACCCTAAAACAGCCGCTAAAAAATCCGGTCTGAAAGCATGCAAAGGTCTAAAAGAAAAAATTAATATGGACTTTGCAGAGAATTGGAGAGGTCCGATGACCCATGATTACGCTTTCTTGGCAAAACATGCAGACCGAGTAAAAGTGATGGCTTATGAACTTCATCCTCGTAAGTATAGAAACCCAGGACCTGGACCTCAGGCGCCAAACGTTTGGATCAGAAATATAATCACTTACGCAAAAGAAAGAGTTCCCGCTAAAAAATTGTATATGGCAATCCCGACTTACGGATATGACTGGGCTTTAAATTGTAACGCAAAGATCAAATCAGTGTATTGGTCGGACGCATTAAAACGCCAACAACTCGGTGTGACCAAACAACCTACAAACATCAGCCAAGTTTTAGCGGATAATAAGAACTCAGGTTCTTGGACAAATCTTTCCAAGTTTAGCTGGGTTCACGAAGGTAAAACCTACGAAGATCCGAGTATTTGGTACAAGTCGGAAGGCTGCGATCGTGTAGCATTCTTCATGAACAGAAAAGCTTTCGAAGAGAAAATGACTCTATTAAGATCTTATGATATTGGTGGATTCTCTTTCTGGCAGTTATTGAAGGATAATGATCCGGGTATTAACGATTATCTGGAATTATTGGTCACCAATAAACTTCCGCCTGTTCCAAAGGCAAAAGATCCTGTAGTTCCTACTCCTGATGTAAAACAAGCTCCTCCGGAAGAAGGACAGGAAGAGGCGAAGAACGAAGCGGAACTTGTCAAAAAGTAAACCTACAATTATCACGGAAGATCCTTCTCTCGCGGCAAAAGTGCTGAAAGAGGGGGGGATCGTTCTATTTCCCACCGAGACCGTTTATGGTTTAGGTGCGGATTCCAGAAATCTCTCCTCTTGTTTAGAAATTTATAAAATTAAAAACCGCCCTGCGGATAATCCTCTTATCGTTCATCTAGGAAATCCTGCTCTGATCCCTGATATAGGAGAGGTCCCGGAATTCGCAAAGATCCTGATCAGACAATGTATGCCTGGTCCTTTGAGTTTGGTCTTGAAGAAGGTAGATAAGTCCATTTTTTCTACAGGACTGACTACGATTGCTGTAAGAGTTCCTTCTCATCCTAAAGCTTTAGAAATGCTTTCTTATTTTGGAGGGCCCGTTTCTGCTCCTTCCGCAAATCTTTCCGGAGAACCTTCTATCACAAGATTGGATGATGCGATCTCTGAGTTTGACGGGTTAGTGGATCTGATCTTGAAAGGCGCCGAGCCGGAGATCGGTTTAGAATCCACCGTTGTGGATTTTTCAATTTCTCCGCCTAAACTTCTTCGTCCCGGATATTTCGGATGGGAAGAATTGCAAAAATATGTTCCGGACCTGGAAGATTATGACCGGTTAAAGGAAGTTGAAACTCCCTCTAGTCCTGGAGTGAAATACAAACATTACTCTCCTAAGGCAAAGGTGATATTTACGGAGAACCAAACGCCGGATAGAGAATCTGCAGCTATCGGAATTGGTCTGACTAGAGGTTGGAAATTCGCTTTGGATCTTAGAAACAACTCGGAGTATATGAAAAATTTATATTCTTTCTTCAGGGATTGTGATCGTCTAGGAATTTCTAAAATTTACTGCTTCCCGCCCGCAAACGCCTCCGGCAAAGAAGCTCTTCTCAATCGTATTATGAAGGCGCAAGAGATATAGGAGCCGCAAAGGATTCCCACGCAGAGACGCGGAGCCGCAGAGAGTTTTGGCATTATTCTTATAAAAACCCGGCCTACAAATTTCCTCTGCGCCTTAGCGCCTCTGCGTGCCAAATGCAGCTAAATGTTCGAAAGTTCCTGAGCGATCTCGGAGAGATGTAGGACTTCCAACGGATTCTGCTTCTTCTCCGCACTAAACTTTGAGAATAAAGAAAACTTGGAAAACTGCATTCCAGGCTTTAGATCTTGTACTAAATCCTTCCAACTATAGGTTCCAGGTAAATAACGCACGTCAATCTTCTTGGATTTAAGTTCTGTTTTCAGATTTTGTAATGTATCCAGAAATGAATCACAGGAATCCAAAAATCCGGACTTGCGGAAAGTTTCTCCGGAGAAGATACGACCTTCTCCATAATTCTTTTCTAATTCTTGGAAACTGGTTTTTCTGGATTCGATGACTCTGCTATAGAATAAGTCCCTGGATCTCAAAACTTCTTTTCTTAAGAACTGTTCCGACTTAGGTGAAAGTTTACCGTATTCCGATAGAATATCTCTATGAGGGTAAAATCCGATCCTTTCTTTTTGGACCCCGAATTTATCGTATAATTTTTTTAATTCGAATCTCATCATTACAGCACCGATAGAACCGACGATAGAATAGGGTGTTCCGTGGATTTTTTGAGTAGCGCAGGAGAGATAATAACCTCCGGAGGCCGCGACATTCAGCACGTATGTGATGACCGGTTTTTTCTCCGCAAGTTTTTTGATCTCTCTGTATAAAAGTTCGGAAACAAGTGCGCTTCCCCCCGGAGAGTTCATTTCCAAAATGACTGCTGCTACCTTTGGATCTTCTTTTAGATCTTTAAAAATTTCTTGGTAGTATCTAAAAGACACCTGTCTGGATCTGAAATCTTCTTCTCTTCCTAGATCCGGTAAAATATTTCCTTGGACCGGCAAAACCGCTACGATAGGAATGGATTTGGAAATAAATGAAAAATTGGATTTTTTATGATAAAGTCTGAAACCTTTGGGACTTAACTTTTTATATTTAGGTTTGTCCGTTTCCTTCTCTTTTTTATAATTTTCGAATAGATAGTTTTCTTCAAACTCGTCTTCTTCCACAAACTCTGTGATAAATCCGATCTTCTTTAATTTTTCAGAACTGATGATCGGTTCTTCTAAAACTTTCAGATCTAAATTCGAAGACTTCTTAAATCCTGCAGAAAGTAATTCTTTATAATCATTCAGTAACGCTTCCAAGTTTTTTCGAGCGGGAGCGGAGAAGGATGTTCTTTGGAATGTTTCTCCGAATGATTTAAATGCACCGCTTGCATAGGCTTCTACACCTACACCGAACTTTTTAGCAGCGCCTCCGAAAAAATAAGGCTCAGCAGATGGAAGTATAGGAAAGAATTCGGATGCGGAAGAGGAATATCTGTATTTGCACTGAGAGAGTAATAGTAATGCCTTGGTCCCTCCGCCTAAACAAAAGCCTGAAGTCTCTATCCCTTTTTCGTTCAGAGATTGGATCGCTTTGCAAATATTCCAAACTTCTCCAAATCCGTATTCAGGATTGGAAATATGGAAAGAAACTTTTTTCAAACCTGGGACCTTAGTTAAGGCCTTCAATCCCAATAAAAAATCCACCAAGAAGGGAGCTTCTTCTTTCGAGACCAATAGTTTTACGAAAAAAGATTTTTTATCAAAGGAAAATGAAGAAGGAATTTCCAAATAGAAATGATCTCCCTTACGAATGATCCAAGATAAGATCCTAAATCCTTGGAACAAAATCCGGATCGGTAAAAAAACAACGGAGAACAGAATTCTAAACATGGAAAATTCCTTTTGGCGACCAAAGTAAAAAGGATATTTATTCCGGAAAACGTAAAATTGCGGAAGGAAAACCGCTTTTCAGCCTGGCTTTGCAGAATTTATCTGAAACCTAAGAGAGGGTTATTCGTTTGGATCATATCCGCATCCGAGGCGCTCGGGAGCATAATCTTAAAAACATCAATGTGGATATTCCACGGGATAAACTCGTGGTGATCACCGGACTTTCCGGTTCCGGTAAATCTTCTCTTGCTTTCGATACGATCTATGCGGAAGGACAGAGAAGATATGTAGAAAGTCTTTCTGCATACGCCAGACAATTTTTGGGCCAGATGGAAAAGCCCGATCTGGATCTGATCGAAGGACTTTCTCCCGCAATTTCTATAGAGCAGAAGACCACACATCGTAACCCTAGATCGACTGTAGGAACTGTGACAGAGATCTATGATTATCTACGTCTTCTTTATGCAAGAGTAGGAAAGCCGCATTGCCCGATTTGTGGAACTCCGATCCAATCTCTTTCTATCGATCAGATCACAGAAAGGATCTTAAATTTTCCGGAAGGAACT
It includes:
- a CDS encoding FAD-dependent oxidoreductase, whose amino-acid sequence is MSSLDISPIFRPIEIGAETIPNRIIMGSMHLGLEGMPKTADRMAAFYGKRFEGGVGLITTGGISVNAEGKGSNIFFDFQKEEDCQELEKVASVLKPMGIFCAQLFHAGRYAYHRELVGASALRAPINRFIPKELSTEEAWRTIRDFGSSALRAKQVGFRAVEVMASEGYLVNQFFSEVTNKRSDEFGGSPENRRRFAIETMKEVRKQVGPGFPVIVRMSGIDLIPGNPSFEEVISLAKELKEAGADALNIGIGWHESRIPTISQLVPRGAWAKIAGKVKSSVPGIPIIASNRINMPETIIQVLNAGEADIVSMARPFLADAEIVNKIKENQTERVNTCVACNQACLDHTFKEEMVSCLVNPSANRELDWKSLPQAKRQRVVVVGSGPGGMESARVAALRGHEVILLEASGKLGGQLNLAAAIPGKFEFFETIRYFKNELPRLKVDIRLNTKADLKLLDDLKPDAVIFATGVLPRNPNLPGLEKKPHASYVEFLNGTFKPGSNVAIIGGGGIGVDVAHKLTEEKDPDIPTYFEKYNVNSYTQAVIQPETAHRKVSILRRNGKVGAGLGATTSWALLQELQSKGVDFLSSLTYKEVTDKGLVIETKKEGAKTLECDSIILCAGQTSDSSLYETFSKERSSIPSYLIGGAKDSSGIDAKRAMLEGYLAASKIGTEQN
- a CDS encoding 2-isopropylmalate synthase, with product MNSNLDFVRIFDTTLRDGEQCPGAAMSENEKIEIALQLAKMNVDVIEAGFPVSSPVQFQAVQRISREVEGPIIAALARAVRPDLEAAAKAIIPAKKRRIHTFIASSPIHMKFKLGKEPSEVLKMAVEAVKICRDHVDDVEFSPEDATRSEPEFLRELCEAVIEAGATTINIPDTVGYTTPYEYGELFKFLIQNVKGSEKAIFSAHCHNDLGLATSNSLAAILNGARQVECTVNGIGERAGNTAMEEVVMALRTRKDKFGIQTKIQTEEIAKASYLVKTITGMVVQPNKAVVGANAFAHESGIHQDGVLKNRETYEIMTPESVGIHSNRMVLGRHSGRAGFKDRIVRLGFSPHAEELEAAYQRFLEIADRKKEIFDEDIRALFADESRKSSKDKFVLESFHVTTGTKSTPTASIRLSIEGNLKEESATGDGPVDSIFKAIQKATISDVELIKLVISPVTEGQDALAEASVTLEKHGERVVGKASSTDIIEACSQAYISALNRFSMN
- a CDS encoding queuosine precursor transporter, encoding MQFHRPFKLFFVLGSIFITFLLMAEVTGSKWFQVAIGSKALTMTLGVIPFPITFIVTDLLNEYYGRRGVRYLTLVGMVMIVLAFFLLQLDMAIPAAGNSPVDDHSFQVVFFNTGQVITGSIVAYLIGQLVDIQVFHLIRKKTKNKLLWLRATGSTIFSQLLDSYVVIFVAYWGTYDFQTLNSISYTNFFYKIFIAIGITPLIYLAHYWIERYLGEDAHKMAEAALKEGKEEIQPYPG
- a CDS encoding glycosyl hydrolase family 18 protein, with product MNPNDEPYTPEDLIRPVPYQAKKQSLWQTSLVSLTWFLLSGISFYLGLQALKADPKAASSQTGTEQVAFQNTTLKSDLAPTEGAWESWKKWWNSNTSSSESDGTSNTVSSSLPEIEDDPAFRASTWFSDYEAMKRTVHLYNEIHPFIYGFKGRETNNGDLYSLWGSAQKHARVAELKSLNPKVKIIPTIFRWENKNEKISENIGLNGRNDIRDKHIQNILYEVDTYGFDGIDIDYEGMSCEKKEKFEEFIVLLSKEIHKRGKLLSVAVHPKTAAKKSGLKACKGLKEKINMDFAENWRGPMTHDYAFLAKHADRVKVMAYELHPRKYRNPGPGPQAPNVWIRNIITYAKERVPAKKLYMAIPTYGYDWALNCNAKIKSVYWSDALKRQQLGVTKQPTNISQVLADNKNSGSWTNLSKFSWVHEGKTYEDPSIWYKSEGCDRVAFFMNRKAFEEKMTLLRSYDIGGFSFWQLLKDNDPGINDYLELLVTNKLPPVPKAKDPVVPTPDVKQAPPEEGQEEAKNEAELVKK
- a CDS encoding L-threonylcarbamoyladenylate synthase is translated as MSKSKPTIITEDPSLAAKVLKEGGIVLFPTETVYGLGADSRNLSSCLEIYKIKNRPADNPLIVHLGNPALIPDIGEVPEFAKILIRQCMPGPLSLVLKKVDKSIFSTGLTTIAVRVPSHPKALEMLSYFGGPVSAPSANLSGEPSITRLDDAISEFDGLVDLILKGAEPEIGLESTVVDFSISPPKLLRPGYFGWEELQKYVPDLEDYDRLKEVETPSSPGVKYKHYSPKAKVIFTENQTPDRESAAIGIGLTRGWKFALDLRNNSEYMKNLYSFFRDCDRLGISKIYCFPPANASGKEALLNRIMKAQEI
- a CDS encoding S49 family peptidase, which codes for MFRILFSVVFLPIRILFQGFRILSWIIRKGDHFYLEIPSSFSFDKKSFFVKLLVSKEEAPFLVDFLLGLKALTKVPGLKKVSFHISNPEYGFGEVWNICKAIQSLNEKGIETSGFCLGGGTKALLLLSQCKYRYSSSASEFFPILPSAEPYFFGGAAKKFGVGVEAYASGAFKSFGETFQRTSFSAPARKNLEALLNDYKELLSAGFKKSSNLDLKVLEEPIISSEKLKKIGFITEFVEEDEFEENYLFENYKKEKETDKPKYKKLSPKGFRLYHKKSNFSFISKSIPIVAVLPVQGNILPDLGREEDFRSRQVSFRYYQEIFKDLKEDPKVAAVILEMNSPGGSALVSELLYREIKKLAEKKPVITYVLNVAASGGYYLSCATQKIHGTPYSIVGSIGAVMMRFELKKLYDKFGVQKERIGFYPHRDILSEYGKLSPKSEQFLRKEVLRSRDLFYSRVIESRKTSFQELEKNYGEGRIFSGETFRKSGFLDSCDSFLDTLQNLKTELKSKKIDVRYLPGTYSWKDLVQDLKPGMQFSKFSLFSKFSAEKKQNPLEVLHLSEIAQELSNI